The Mycolicibacterium mucogenicum DSM 44124 genomic sequence CTGGTTGGGATCGAAGCCGCCCCCTTTTATCCACAGAACGCGATTGATCCACAGGCCGCGCGCTGGGCGGCCTTTTGGCGCCGTTCCGGTCGGACGCGGTGCTTAACGTCGCGGGCATGGTCACTCAGACACCGGTCGATCGGGCGCAGCGGCGGCTCACCGCACAGCCCGGGGACGCGACGGAACCCGACGGAGAATCCGACCCGAACGACGACACCTCGTTGTCACGCTGGTTGCCCGACGCCATGCCTGGCAAGTCCGGGTGGCTCGCGACGGTGCGCGCCGACCCCGGGCGTGCGGGGGTCATCGCGCTGGCAGTGGTCGGCGTGATCGCGGTCCTGGTGACCGTGATCGCCGTACTTGGTGATGACAAGCCGCCGGTGACGGCGGCGAAACTGCCTCCCGTGCAGATGGTTTCGTCCTCCGCGCCCGGGTCGCCCACGCCGACTGCCAAGGCCGAGGACGTCGTGGTCAGCGTGGCGGGCCTGGTTCACAAACCGGGGCTGGTGACCCTGCCTGCCGGTGCCCGCATCGCCGACGCGGTCACCGCGGCCGGGGGAGCGCTGGCCGGCGCTGACCTCGTCGGGCTGAAC encodes the following:
- a CDS encoding ComEA family DNA-binding protein yields the protein MVTQTPVDRAQRRLTAQPGDATEPDGESDPNDDTSLSRWLPDAMPGKSGWLATVRADPGRAGVIALAVVGVIAVLVTVIAVLGDDKPPVTAAKLPPVQMVSSSAPGSPTPTAKAEDVVVSVAGLVHKPGLVTLPAGARIADAVTAAGGALAGADLVGLNMARKVADGEQILVGITAPLGAPAVMRSSAGATSGPPEKGPPGDGKGSGAQGPVDLNTATEEQLDGLPGIGPVMAKAIVAWRGANGRFASVDQLGEVDGIGPGRLEKLRALVKV